A section of the Metabacillus endolithicus genome encodes:
- a CDS encoding GNAT family N-acetyltransferase yields the protein MDSTNNLVQLIKYTKKYDPYLSTFYLPPDKLQFSCYPLEKINDLNLSKETIHVLLMNEDIPVGYFALETGEKVLKYTKNQNARLLTAFSINDAFQGNGFAKKGLQLLPHFVKKNVKNVDEIVLGVNKKNTAAINLYKKTGFVDHHKTFLGPIGEQHIMHLDISIED from the coding sequence ATGGACTCTACTAATAATTTGGTACAGCTAATTAAATATACAAAAAAATATGACCCGTATCTTTCAACTTTCTACTTACCTCCTGACAAATTACAATTCAGCTGTTATCCTCTAGAGAAAATTAATGATCTTAATCTGTCAAAAGAGACCATTCATGTTTTACTAATGAATGAAGATATTCCGGTTGGCTATTTTGCCTTAGAAACTGGAGAAAAAGTGTTGAAATATACAAAAAATCAGAATGCCCGATTATTAACTGCATTCTCCATTAATGATGCCTTCCAAGGTAATGGCTTCGCTAAAAAAGGTCTTCAATTATTACCCCACTTTGTTAAAAAGAATGTAAAAAATGTTGATGAAATAGTACTAGGTGTTAATAAAAAAAATACAGCTGCAATCAATCTATACAAAAAGACTGGTTTTGTAGATCATCATAAAACCTTCTTAGGACCAATTGGCGAACAACATATCATGCATTTAGACATTTCTATTGAAGATTAA
- a CDS encoding DnaB-like helicase C-terminal domain-containing protein, giving the protein MPKCQGGLGYLPLIFSLEMPEKLITKRLIASTGGFNRSKMRDPKKLLSENQKNKWAHVIGHLNETHIQIFDGAGQTVAAMRAKTRKMLNQYPNKKPILFIDYLTLIQPGQIHVGNSHQQVTEISKSLKMMAKEFECPVICLAQLNRSVESRADKRPMMSDIRESGSVEQDADVILFLYREAYYDKESYDNTLDIIVSKNRNGSVGNISVNYNKYTGEIVE; this is encoded by the coding sequence TTGCCAAAATGTCAGGGTGGGCTTGGCTATTTACCACTAATCTTTTCCCTAGAAATGCCGGAAAAGCTAATTACTAAACGCTTAATTGCATCTACAGGTGGTTTTAATCGTTCAAAAATGCGCGATCCAAAAAAATTGCTAAGTGAAAATCAGAAGAATAAATGGGCACATGTAATTGGTCATCTTAATGAAACCCATATTCAAATTTTTGATGGAGCTGGACAAACTGTAGCGGCAATGAGAGCGAAAACACGTAAAATGCTGAATCAATATCCAAATAAAAAACCGATTCTTTTTATCGATTATCTAACACTAATCCAACCAGGACAAATACACGTTGGTAATTCACATCAACAAGTAACTGAAATCTCCAAATCTCTCAAAATGATGGCGAAGGAGTTTGAATGCCCTGTTATTTGCTTGGCACAACTAAACCGATCGGTCGAATCAAGAGCAGATAAACGGCCAATGATGTCAGATATTCGGGAATCAGGAAGTGTTGAACAAGACGCCGATGTGATTTTGTTCTTATATCGTGAAGCATATTACGATAAGGAATCTTATGACAATACTCTTGACATCATCGTCTCGAAAAATCGAAATGGATCTGTAGGTAACATCTCAGTGAATTACAACAAATATACAGGAGAGATAGTGGAGTAA
- a CDS encoding DnaB-like helicase C-terminal domain-containing protein — MSITEKAFLGSLIKAEYLLKDTVIQPEQLESMRHQELMRTMVEWNRIGKSIDLISLTTLPDLENFGGMSYLSELLSFAELEKFEGIEKLILDSWKEREKRNILTLAANNDWEIARVIAELDKINQSKMNDHTSLKRALSTIYEAPWEDQKIMQTATTGINKLDEMTGGFQDGEVTIIGARPSMGKTDVMLHFAKMSGWAWLFTTNLFPRNAGKANY, encoded by the coding sequence ATGAGTATCACTGAAAAAGCATTTTTAGGTAGTTTAATAAAGGCGGAGTACCTGCTCAAGGATACTGTTATTCAACCTGAACAACTAGAAAGTATGCGTCATCAAGAATTAATGCGAACAATGGTGGAATGGAATCGGATTGGTAAAAGTATTGATTTAATTTCATTAACAACCTTACCGGATCTTGAAAACTTTGGTGGGATGTCTTATCTTTCGGAATTGTTATCTTTTGCTGAACTTGAGAAATTTGAAGGAATTGAGAAGCTTATTCTCGATTCTTGGAAGGAGCGGGAAAAGAGAAACATCCTAACACTAGCAGCCAATAATGATTGGGAAATTGCTAGGGTTATTGCTGAATTGGATAAAATCAATCAAAGTAAAATGAACGATCATACTTCTTTAAAACGAGCACTATCAACGATTTATGAAGCACCGTGGGAAGATCAAAAGATTATGCAAACTGCAACAACCGGTATCAATAAGCTTGACGAGATGACAGGAGGATTTCAGGATGGAGAAGTAACAATTATTGGGGCAAGACCATCGATGGGAAAAACAGATGTGATGCTTCATTTTGCCAAAATGTCAGGGTGGGCTTGGCTATTTACCACTAATCTTTTCCCTAGAAATGCCGGAAAAGCTAATTACTAA
- a CDS encoding DnaD domain-containing protein, which produces MAKFRMVLTGFWRQAFTLEKMTTDDKLFYIYLLTNEKTTQVGIYEITKKEMAFETGYSIEFVESLLKRFTELHKLIRYNPETCEIAIKDWGKYNLHKGGKPMLDCIKKELKEVKDTSLLSYVCEGIEKEEFVCLFDSYIEQDDEKVENNFVQETETDVVVMSPDTSSKKKDNDFNSKKEDHSRSEDEKEIIEFWDNNGFGYSNVNAKEQLLTWLDDSSFLHPKEVVVKALGIACANNKRRLNYVSGILKNWKNESLLSVDEIDSYLQKHEVYRSKQTKSIPERKAAPKEFVLDLTAGEENEYH; this is translated from the coding sequence ATGGCTAAATTTCGCATGGTGTTAACTGGTTTTTGGAGACAAGCATTTACTTTAGAGAAAATGACTACGGATGATAAGTTGTTTTACATATATCTACTTACGAATGAAAAAACAACTCAAGTTGGAATTTATGAAATAACAAAGAAAGAAATGGCGTTTGAAACTGGTTATTCAATTGAGTTTGTGGAATCCTTACTGAAACGGTTTACAGAGCTTCACAAGTTAATTCGTTACAATCCTGAAACATGCGAAATCGCGATTAAAGACTGGGGGAAATATAACCTTCATAAGGGTGGCAAACCTATGTTGGATTGTATAAAAAAAGAATTAAAAGAAGTAAAGGATACCTCACTACTTTCATATGTTTGCGAAGGCATTGAAAAAGAGGAATTTGTTTGTCTTTTTGATTCATACATAGAGCAAGATGATGAGAAAGTTGAAAATAATTTCGTTCAAGAAACAGAAACAGATGTAGTTGTTATGTCACCTGATACAAGCTCAAAGAAAAAAGATAATGATTTCAACTCAAAAAAAGAAGATCATTCAAGATCTGAAGATGAGAAGGAAATAATAGAGTTCTGGGATAACAATGGATTCGGCTATTCTAATGTGAATGCAAAAGAGCAGCTATTAACTTGGTTAGATGATTCTAGCTTTTTACATCCTAAAGAGGTGGTAGTAAAAGCATTAGGTATTGCCTGTGCCAATAACAAGCGAAGGCTTAATTATGTTAGTGGCATTCTTAAAAACTGGAAAAATGAATCTTTATTATCCGTTGATGAAATAGACTCTTATTTACAAAAACACGAAGTTTATAGGAGTAAACAAACAAAAAGTATTCCTGAAAGAAAAGCAGCTCCAAAAGAATTTGTACTTGATTTAACCGCAGGTGAAGAAAATGAGTATCACTGA
- a CDS encoding excalibur calcium-binding domain-containing protein: MEKWIGNRPTLGQKALNKYNKLLDNTQYTLIPNEIVLKIVEAECDKSSGRELNGVLVLTNMSVHFISKKEHFHYEYSQINDINVETDGKDKNEWKLVLRCGWSNRYFDDIKKNDDSQEFIEILEYKIVNPTKDILTTVTHDFTYFLHAKRLEELRNKNVKITSFLMKRDNMGFSKNGERLLREKHNNAKLITEGLFKENKEKKGNFIVIDNNIFLYEYNDKKREVKLIYSWAFLFLSHSKIDHFAMKSEVEIEEGTLVLNSSGKAFASILIDEGVEFELKKRKWHQKILGFRSGKWWKKATASIFYLFTILLVFILVFVEETEEPITTSPETEAVTESEVQKSEEAERLAEEQRQKEEAERIAEEQRQKEEAERLAEEQRQKEEAERLAEEQRQKEEAERLAEEQRQKEEAERLAEEQRQAEQQTNVYFKNCDAARSAGAAPVHQGEPGYGKHLDRDGDGIGCDR, translated from the coding sequence ATGGAAAAATGGATTGGAAACCGTCCTACTTTAGGACAAAAAGCATTAAATAAATATAATAAATTACTAGATAACACACAATATACTTTAATACCTAATGAAATCGTTCTAAAGATAGTAGAGGCTGAGTGTGATAAAAGTAGTGGACGTGAATTAAATGGTGTTTTAGTATTAACAAATATGTCTGTTCATTTCATATCAAAAAAAGAACACTTTCATTATGAATATTCACAAATTAATGATATTAATGTTGAAACCGACGGAAAAGACAAAAATGAATGGAAATTAGTACTTAGATGTGGCTGGTCAAACCGTTATTTTGACGATATTAAGAAAAATGATGATAGTCAGGAATTTATTGAGATTCTTGAATATAAGATTGTTAACCCTACTAAAGATATTCTAACAACCGTTACGCATGATTTTACCTATTTCCTACATGCAAAACGTCTTGAAGAATTACGTAATAAAAATGTGAAAATAACTTCATTTCTTATGAAACGAGATAACATGGGTTTTTCCAAAAATGGAGAGAGATTATTACGTGAAAAACATAATAATGCAAAGTTAATAACTGAAGGACTTTTTAAAGAAAATAAGGAGAAAAAAGGAAACTTCATTGTAATAGATAATAATATTTTTCTATATGAGTATAATGATAAGAAAAGAGAAGTAAAACTGATTTATTCTTGGGCATTTTTATTCTTATCTCATTCTAAAATCGATCATTTTGCGATGAAATCAGAAGTGGAAATTGAAGAAGGTACTTTAGTGTTAAATAGTTCAGGAAAAGCTTTCGCCTCTATATTAATTGATGAAGGAGTAGAGTTTGAGCTTAAGAAAAGAAAATGGCACCAAAAAATACTAGGATTCCGAAGTGGTAAATGGTGGAAGAAGGCAACAGCATCAATTTTTTACTTATTTACTATTCTTCTAGTATTCATCCTTGTTTTTGTAGAAGAAACTGAAGAGCCAATTACTACAAGTCCAGAAACTGAGGCAGTAACTGAGTCGGAGGTCCAAAAATCAGAAGAAGCAGAACGCTTAGCCGAAGAACAGCGTCAAAAGGAAGAAGCAGAACGCATAGCTGAAGAACAACGTCAGAAAGAGGAAGCAGAACGTTTAGCTGAAGAACAACGTCAGAAAGAAGAAGCAGAACGTTTAGCAGAAGAACAACGTCAGAAAGAAGAAGCAGAACGTTTAGCAGAGGAACAACGTCAAAAAGAAGAAGCTGAGCGGTTGGCTGAAGAGCAAAGGCAAGCAGAACAACAAACAAACGTTTACTTCAAAAATTGTGATGCAGCACGGTCGGCAGGTGCAGCACCTGTTCATCAAGGCGAACCGGGATATGGGAAACATCTAGACCGCGATGGTGATGGAATTGGATGCGACAGATAG